The following are from one region of the Acidimicrobiales bacterium genome:
- a CDS encoding FtsW/RodA/SpoVE family cell cycle protein: MTGLIMLQPNLGTAIIIAAMVLVMLLAAGVPLVPLGVATAVGTLVATAFVALTPFRRTRFLRFLDPMGDPLGSGLQNVQSLVAMANGGVFGRGLGRSTVKWGYLPYAWTDFIFAVIGEEFSLLGAVTVVALFLALAAVGAWVAAQAQDRFSMLVHRHRVVARRAGVHEHRCRAEHHAPSRACRSRSSPSAARRCW, encoded by the coding sequence GTGACCGGGCTGATCATGCTCCAGCCCAACCTGGGCACGGCCATCATCATCGCCGCCATGGTGCTGGTGATGCTGCTGGCCGCCGGGGTGCCGCTCGTGCCGCTCGGCGTCGCCACCGCGGTGGGCACGTTGGTGGCCACCGCCTTCGTGGCCCTCACGCCGTTCCGCCGCACCCGCTTCCTGCGCTTCCTCGACCCCATGGGCGATCCGCTCGGTTCGGGGCTCCAGAACGTGCAGTCGTTGGTGGCCATGGCCAACGGCGGCGTGTTCGGCCGTGGCCTCGGCCGCTCCACCGTGAAGTGGGGCTACCTCCCGTACGCCTGGACCGACTTCATCTTCGCCGTGATCGGCGAGGAGTTCAGCCTCCTCGGCGCCGTCACCGTGGTCGCCCTCTTCCTCGCCCTGGCGGCGGTGGGCGCCTGGGTGGCCGCCCAGGCCCAGGATCGGTTCTCGATGCTGGTGCATCGGCATCGCGTCGTGGCTCGCCGTGCAGGCGTTCATGAACATCGGTGCCGTGCTGAGCATCATGCCCCATCACGGGCGTGCCGCTCCCGTTCGTCTCCTTCGGCGGCTCGTCGCTGCTGGTGA